TAGAATTTGCATCTAGAATAACCCAATTATTGATATCtatattttggaaaaattgttgaagtAAATGAGAACAATCATTTCtagttaataattttgataataaaatcagTGAagcaatttgatttttacTCCCATTATGATATTTatgtaaattttcaataccTAATTTATAGattgttattgataaatttttatcaatagaATTCAATGGGAATGGTAACAAACTCAAATTACAAATCCATAATAAAGCAAAAAATGTTATAAACTCATTGGCttttgtggttgttgttacaATTGATAgtattttattgattaaatataaatcactagggaaatataaaattatatttttcatttgtcGAATTTTGGccaaattataaacaatttcaCCACAATGTGATCGAACtgataattgattcaaatataaatcacATAATCGAGTAATATAATTTTGCAAATGAGAATCTAATAGTTTTGGattggtttcaaattcatttataatcaaattgattttcgTGGTGGTAATTTGAATAAGTCTTTGTTTGTCTTGGCTAGCAATATCAACTGCTTCAACTAAACTTTCTAActttgaaatcaaagaatcaatatcattatgAAGTTGTACACTTTTCTTAGTAAGTATTTGTTcgttttcaaaatcatccATTGAACTAATCACGGGACAACGTAAGGTTCGTCagatttgaattctttAAAATCCCGGACAACACCCAAAACTGGTTTGCAAAAACACATTTACGGCGCGCGCAcgaacaaaaaaaaaaaaagagcaTACTATCAGAGTCGTGTACATGCATCCAAAATAGAAAACCATCAAATTTCTGttgccatttttttttttcgaaaGCTCAACGTtaaggaaggaaggaaggaagaAAGGAAGAGAAGattttcaatcaaagtAAAGCAACACCTTAACAATACTAACCCTCCATATTACATATACATCTAACAATGTCAACTGTTCCAAAACAATTATATTATCGAATAACACAACTCAGATCATCCATAGGGATGCCACCAAAAACTCGTAATACATTACTTTCGTTAGGTTTGAAAAGAAGATATCAAGTCACTTATGTTAAAGTCGATCAAAGTTCTGCTCATCAATTAGCTATGGTTAAAGAATTAGTTAAAGTTGAATTAAGTGAAGACAAAAAAACTAGAcaagaaataaatcaagaaagaaaatataaaactggatttgaattgattaaagaTGGAATGAAGAAAAGTTATGcttgaagaagaaagtgTACGATTGTTGAAAggaattaattaaatcaaatcagAATGGAAAGAGTGTCTTAAAACTAGATTATATCTCTTGTGGTGAAAGTTGTATCTTGTACATATTGTTAGTAACTTAATAGAGGAAGATTTTATTTATACAGTACAAACAACCCCAAAAAGTGATTTGTAACATTGTCGTTTTAGCTTAAGATGCCAGTAAATGAATAGTgtaatgttgttgattaacTATGAGCTTTTTGTTCCTAAGGTGTTCGAATTTATAAGAATTGGTGTACTTCTAGGTATCTCAATGTCCATTACTTCAAGTACTCTATCATGTTGGAGAAACACGTACTTTCTCTTGTAATTGATCTGAAATGTTATTCAATGGGCTTTGGCCAACATCTATGGCttgatgaaaataacaACGGATATATCGAAAATCAGCTTAGAAACCAAATTTCCATTATCAAGAACTTGATCCAATACAATTACAATTAGAAGATGATTTGATGCTGCTTAGTTGATGAAGTATATTTGCAATGGCTCCTATTAGAAATAGAGTATACCGTAGTGAAAGATTGGTTGATATGGGCTTTGATTCAGTTTGTCTATACAACTCGCAACCAGCCAATTACcatcaattcatcaacactttcaaaaaaaaaataaagagaaatccactttttcaattaaaaagCTATTGATCATTCCATAAGTTAGCCTCATAAAaacatttcaaaaataatca
The sequence above is a segment of the Candida albicans SC5314 chromosome 3, complete sequence genome. Coding sequences within it:
- the MRPL33 gene encoding mitochondrial 54S ribosomal protein uL30m (Putative mitochondrial ribosomal protein of the large subunit; Ssr1-repressed; rat catheter biofilm induced) produces the protein MSTVPKQLYYRITQLRSSIGMPPKTRNTLLSLGLKRRYQVTYVKVDQSSAHQLAMVKELVKVELSEDKKTRQEINQERKYKTGFELIKDGMKKSYA